In the genome of candidate division WOR-3 bacterium, the window GACCTTAGCCTTAGCCCATAGGGAATTGGGGGTGAAAAATCTTGCTGACTTAAAGAGGGTGATTGAGGATGGCTCTTTGAAAGATCTCTTCGGAATGGGCGAAAAGAAGGTGGAGAATATCAAGAAGGGGATTGAACTTTACGAGCAGGGGAAGAGTCGGATGGGAATTGATGCCGCCTTGGCGATTGCGGAAGAGGTCTGCGCATACTTAAAGAAAAACCCTTTGGTGAAGAGTGTTTCGCCTTCGGGCTCTCTGCGCCGAATGAAGGAGACGATTGGTGATATTGACATCTTAGTTACGGGTAGGGATGGGGCAAAGATTATTGACTATTTCACAAAATTCCCAAAGGCAACAAGGGTCTTAGCCGCGGGTGAGACTAAGGGTTCAATTATGGTTGGTTTGGGTAAGGAGGCAAAGCAGGTTGATATTAGGGTTGTGCCGGAGAAGACCTACGGTGCGGCATTACAGTATTTTACCGGCTCTAAGGCGCATAATATCAAGTTGCGACTTTTAGCGAAGGAGAAGGGGTTAAAAATTTCCGAATACGGTGTCTTTAAGGGAGAGAAGTTTATCGCCGGGAGAACCGAAGAGGAGGTCTATTCTGCCCTCGGCCTTCCCTTTATCCCACCGGAGTTAAGAGAAGACCGGGGTGAGATTGAGGCGGCATTAGCCAATAGGTTGCCAAAACTGATTTCTTATCACTCCATTAAGGGAGATTTACAGGTTCATACCACCTATTCTGATGGCAACGCCTCCTTAGAAGAGGTGGTGAAGATGGCGGAAAAAATTGGCTATGAGTATATTGCGATCACCGACCATTCCCAATCGGTCCGCTACGCCCACGGCTTAGATGAGAAGCGATTAAGAAAGCAGATAGAAGAGATTATGAAGTTAAGGGAGAAGAGTAAGGTAAAAATTTTCACTGGGATTGAGGTTGATATTCTCCCGGATGGTTCTTTAGACTTTCCCGACTCGGTCTTAAAGGAATTGGATGTGGTTGTTGCCGCGGTCCATCAGGGTTTTAAGAAGAATGTGACAGAAAGAATTATCTCTGCTATTGAAAACCCATATGTCGCCATCATTGCCCATCCTTCTGGTAGGTTAATCTCCCGGCGCGAAGGATATGATGTTGACTTGGAAAAGGTCTTAGAATGGGCAAAAAAGTATAATAAGGTCTTAGAACTAAATGCCTATCCCGACCGCTTAGATTTGGATGATTTGCATCTCCGGAAGGCGAAGGATATGGGGATAAAAATTTGTATCAATACCGATGCCCATGGCTCGATGGATATGTATTGGATGCGCTTTGGCATTGGCATTGCCCGGCGGGGATGGCTGGAAGAAGAAGATGTTATCAATACCTATCCCTATCAGAGGTTAATAAAATTCTTAAAGGATTTGAGGAGGTAAATTGCCAATCCTTTATAAGGATGCCGGGGTGGATATTGACCGGCTTAATATCTTAAAGCGAGAGATTGGGAAAAAAGTGAAGAAGACATTTTCCCCAGCGGTCCTCTCTGAAATTGGGCTTTTTGGCTCCCTTTACCAACTGTCGGGTTATAAAGAGCCGGTTTTAGTAAGTAGCGTTGATGGGGTGGGAACAAAACTCTTAATCGCCCAGATGATGGAAAGGCATAATACGGTTGGTGAAGATCTTGTCAACCACTCGGTTAACGATATCCTCACCTTAGGGGCAAAACCCTTATTCTTCCTTGACTACATCGCCTTCTCCGAGATTGAAGATAAGGTTCTTAAAGAAATCTTTTTTGGTCTGAGACGCGCCTGCCAAAAGAATAAAGTCTCCTTAGTTGGCGGTGAGACCGCCCAGATGCCGGGTATCTATCCCAAGGGGGTTTATGACCTGGTCGGTTTTATCGTTGGGGTGGTAGAGAAGAAGAAGATGATCACCGGGAAAAAAATTAAGGAGGGGGATTTGGTCCTCGGTCTTCCTTCTAATGGACTTCACACCAATGGCTATTCCTTAGCAAGAAAGATTCTCTTAGAAGAGAAGAAGTTCCGTTTGGATGAATCACCCTTTCCCTTAAAGAACGAGTTGGGGGATGAGTTATTAAGGGTTCACAAATCTTACTTAAAAGAGGTCTCTCCTTTCCTTTCTTTAATTAAAGGGATTGCCCACATTACCGGTGGTGGTTTTTATGAGAATATCAAAAGAATCTTACCCGAAGGGGTCTCGGTCTTTATCAAAAAGGGAAGTTGGCAAATTCCGGAAATCTTTCGCCTCATCCAAGATGCTGGTTCCATCCCCGATGAAGAGATGTATCGGGTATTCAATATGGGAATTGGGATGGTGCTCTTCGTGGCAAAAGAGAATTTAAGAAGGATAAAGAGCAAAGGGCTAAAGGTGATTGGTGAGGTGAAGAAAGGAAAGAGGGAAGTAGTGATTGAATAGATGTTAAAAGAGGAGAGAAAAAAAATTGTGATTAGCGCCTGTCTCGGTTTTGCCTTCTGCCGCTATGATGGCGGAAGAGATAAGTTTCCTTTTCCCGGAAATCTCAAAAGAAAAATCACCTTCCTACCGGTCTGTCCGGAGAAAGAGATGGGTTTAGGTATCCCCCGTTTCCCAATTCGGATTGTTGAGAAAGGGAAAAGGAGGAGGTTAATCCAATTGAAAACCGGCTTGGACCTGACCAGGAAAATTAAGAAGTGGCGGGAAGATTTCTTAAAGAAACTTAAAGGTATCTCCGGTTTCGTCTTAAAAAGCGGCTCGCCATCCTGTGCCGTTTCCGATGCGAAGATTTATTCCGAATTGAAGGGGAAGAGGGTTTTAAGAAAGGGGCAAGGATTTTTTACCGAAGGGGTCTTGAAAAAATTTCCCAAAAACTTGGTGATTGATGAAAAGAGGCTCCAAGTTATTGGTTGGAAAAAATGGCTTAAAAGTATTGGGGAGGGAAGATGGTAAAGATAAAGCAATTCATTAAAGAAAAGATTGCAGAGATTAAAAGAGAGGTCGGCAAAGAAAAGGTATTGGTTGCAACTTCCGGTGGTGTTGATTCCCTAACCTGTGCCCTCTTAGGTTTTCGGGCGGTTAAAGAAAATCTCTCCTGTGTCTTCATTGACGATGGCTTGATGCGCCTTGA includes:
- the polX gene encoding DNA polymerase/3'-5' exonuclease PolX, whose amino-acid sequence is MRNKELAEIFSRIADALEFKGEMAFKVIAYRKAARVLEDLTEDIEKIAQEGKLETLPGIGEGIAKKIEEYLKTGKMKKYEEAVKGIPEGLLELLNIQNLGPKTLALAHRELGVKNLADLKRVIEDGSLKDLFGMGEKKVENIKKGIELYEQGKSRMGIDAALAIAEEVCAYLKKNPLVKSVSPSGSLRRMKETIGDIDILVTGRDGAKIIDYFTKFPKATRVLAAGETKGSIMVGLGKEAKQVDIRVVPEKTYGAALQYFTGSKAHNIKLRLLAKEKGLKISEYGVFKGEKFIAGRTEEEVYSALGLPFIPPELREDRGEIEAALANRLPKLISYHSIKGDLQVHTTYSDGNASLEEVVKMAEKIGYEYIAITDHSQSVRYAHGLDEKRLRKQIEEIMKLREKSKVKIFTGIEVDILPDGSLDFPDSVLKELDVVVAAVHQGFKKNVTERIISAIENPYVAIIAHPSGRLISRREGYDVDLEKVLEWAKKYNKVLELNAYPDRLDLDDLHLRKAKDMGIKICINTDAHGSMDMYWMRFGIGIARRGWLEEEDVINTYPYQRLIKFLKDLRR
- the purM gene encoding phosphoribosylformylglycinamidine cyclo-ligase, translated to MPILYKDAGVDIDRLNILKREIGKKVKKTFSPAVLSEIGLFGSLYQLSGYKEPVLVSSVDGVGTKLLIAQMMERHNTVGEDLVNHSVNDILTLGAKPLFFLDYIAFSEIEDKVLKEIFFGLRRACQKNKVSLVGGETAQMPGIYPKGVYDLVGFIVGVVEKKKMITGKKIKEGDLVLGLPSNGLHTNGYSLARKILLEEKKFRLDESPFPLKNELGDELLRVHKSYLKEVSPFLSLIKGIAHITGGGFYENIKRILPEGVSVFIKKGSWQIPEIFRLIQDAGSIPDEEMYRVFNMGIGMVLFVAKENLRRIKSKGLKVIGEVKKGKREVVIE
- a CDS encoding DUF523 domain-containing protein — translated: MLKEERKKIVISACLGFAFCRYDGGRDKFPFPGNLKRKITFLPVCPEKEMGLGIPRFPIRIVEKGKRRRLIQLKTGLDLTRKIKKWREDFLKKLKGISGFVLKSGSPSCAVSDAKIYSELKGKRVLRKGQGFFTEGVLKKFPKNLVIDEKRLQVIGWKKWLKSIGEGRW